A region from the Hippoglossus hippoglossus isolate fHipHip1 chromosome 16, fHipHip1.pri, whole genome shotgun sequence genome encodes:
- the washc5 gene encoding WASH complex subunit 5: MVDFLAENNLCGQAILRIVSRGNAIIAELLRLSDFIPAVFRLKDKSDQQKYGDIVCDFSYFKGPEYYEGKLEAKPDLQDLDEEFRENNIEILSRFYLAFESVHKYIVDLNRYLDDLYEGVYIQQTLETVLLNEDGKQLLCEALYLYGVMLLVIDQKIEGEVRERMLVSYYRYSAARSSGDSNLDDICKLLRSTGFSSHPGAKRPANYPESYFQRVPISNPFVSMVIGRLRSDDIYNQVSAYPLPEHRSTALANQAAMLYVCLYFSPSILQTQQAKMREIVDKYFPDNWVISIYMGITVNLVEAWEPYKAAKTALNYTLETANIKEQATRYAAGMESLRPQVQQLLKEGFLREEIILDNIPKLLNCLRDCNVAIRWLMLHSAESAYDPNNKRLRQIKDQVLNDSKYKPKILFQLLLDTAQFEFTLKEMFKQMLSEKQIKWESYQKEGSERMMELAEVFSGVKPLTRVEKNENLQAWFREISKQIESLNYEDSTAAGRKTVQLIQALVEVQEFHQLESNLQICQFLADTRKFLHQMIRTINIKEEVLITMQIVGDLSYAWQIIDSFTSIMQESIRVNPSMVTKLRATFLKLASALDLPLLRINQANSADLLSVSQFYSGELVSYVRKVLQIIPESMFTSLAKIIKLQIHDIMEVPTRLDKDKLKDYSQLGARYEVAKFTHDISIFTEGILMMKTTLVGIIKVDPKQLLEDGIRKELVKRVAYALHKGLIFNPKSKPSELMPKLKDMAATMDGFYRSFEYIQDYVSIYGLKIWQEEVSRIINYNVEQECNNFLRTKIQDWESVHQSTHIPIPKFPSVDESATFIGRLCREILRITDPKITCYIEQMNTWYDLKSHQEVTNNRLFSEIQNTLGTFGLNGLDRLLCFMIVKELQNFLTMLQKTILRDKAMVDVLKAMLGAVNPIQGIVANASKVYASAAAKTQKIWGAYLEAIMKVGQMQILRQQIANELNYSCKFDSKHLAAALENLNKSLLADIEAHYQDPSLPYPKDDNILLYEITASLEAAGIHNPLNKIYITTKRLPYFPIINFLFVIAQLPKLQYSKNQGMTCKKAADPVDWPPLVLGMLTLLKQFHSRYTQQFLALIGQFIRSVMEQCTSQKIPDMPSDVVGALMFLEDYVKYTKLSRKVAEAHVPSFIFDEFRTVL; the protein is encoded by the exons ATGGTGGACTTCCTGGCAGAGAACAACCTGTGTGGCCAAGCCATCCTCAGGATAGTCTCCAGAGGAAACGCCATCATCGCCGAGCTCCTCCGCCTCTCTGATTTCATCCCTGCAGTTTTCAGGCTCAAGGACAAAAGTGATCAGCAGAAATATGGAGACATTGTCTGTGACTTCAGCTACTTCAAG GGCCCCGAGTATTACGAAGGGAAGCTGGAAGCCAAACCCGACCTTCAAGACCTGGATGAAGAGTTTAGAGAGAACAACATTGAGATTCTGTCGAGGTTCTATCTGGCTTTCGAGAGTGTCCACAAATATATAGTGGATCTCAACAG aTATTTGGATGACCTATATGAGGGTGTTTATATTCAGCAGACCCTGGAGACTGTGCTTCTAAATGAGGATGGAAAACAGCTTCTA TGTGAAGCTCTGTATCTGTACGGAGTCATGTTGCTGGTCATTGACCAAAAGATTGAAGGGGAGGTCCGAGAGAGGATGCTTGTTTCCTACTATAGATACAG CGCTGCTCGTTCATCAGGAGACTCCAACCTTGACGACATCTGCAAGCTCCTCCGTAGCACCGGCTTCTCCAGCCATCCTGGAGCCAAACGTCCGGCCAACTACCCAGAGAGCTACTTCCAGAGAGTTCCCATCAGCAACCCCTTCGTCAGCATGGTCATTGGGAGGCTGCGCTCTGACGACATCTACAATCAA GTTTCTGCGTACCCTCTGCCAGAGCATCGTAGCACGGCGCTGGCTAACCAGGCAGCCATGCTGTATGTCTGCCTTTACTTCAGCCCTTCCATACTGCAGACCCAGCAGGCCAAGATGAGGGAGATAGTGGACAAGTACTTCCCTGACAACTGG GTTATCAGTATCTACATGGGCATCACAGTGAACCTGGTGGAGGCCTGGGAACCGTACAAAGCTGCCAAGACTGCTCTCAACTACACTCTGGAAACTGCTAATATCAAAGAGCAG gCCACTAGATATGCAGCGGGCATGGAGTCCCTGAGGCCTcaggtgcagcagctgctgaaggAAGGTTTCCTGAGGGAGGAGATCATCCTGGACAACATTCCCAAACTGCTCAACTGTCTGAGGGACTGTAATGTCGCCATCCGCTGGCTAATGCTGCACTCTGCAGAGTCTG CCTACGACCCAAACAACAAGCGTCTTCGTCAAATCAAAGATCAAGTGCTCAACGACTCCAAGTACAAACCCAAGATCCTTTTCCAGCTTCTGCTGGATACCGCCCAGTTTGAGTTCACGCTCAAAGAG ATGTTCAAGCAGATGCTGTCAGAGAAGCAGATCAAATGGGAGAGCTACCAGAAGGAGGGATCAGAGAGAATGATGGAGCTGGCCGAAGTCTTCTCCGGCGTCAAACCGCTCACCAGGGTGGAGAAAAACG AGAACCTACAAGCCTGGTTCAGAGAAATCTCAAAGCAGATCGAGTCTTTAAACTATGAGGACTCTACGGCTGCCGGGAGGAAGACGGTGCAGCTCATACAGGCTCTGGTTGAG GTCCAGGAGTTCCACCAGTTGGAGTCGAACCTGCAGATTTGTCAGTTCCTGGCTGACACCAGGAAGTTCCTGCACCAGATGATCCGCACCATCAACATCAAAGAAGAAGTCCTCATCACCATGCAGATAGTCGGAGACCTGTCGTACGCATGGCAGATAATTGACAG cttcacatccATAATGCAGGAGAGCATCAGAGTTAACCCATCCATGGTCACAAAGCTGAGAGCTACATTTCTGAAG cTGGCATCTGCACTGGATCTGCCGTTGCTCCGAATCAACCAGGCCAACAGTGCTGACCTGCTGAGTGTTTCCCAGTTCTACTCTGGAGAGTTGGTGTCTTATGTCAGAAAG GTGCTTCAGATCATCCCAGAAAGTATGTTCACTTCTCTGGCCAAGATCATCAAGCTTCAGATCCACGACATCATGGAAGTGCCCACCCGGCTGGACAAGGACAAGCTGAAGGACTACTCCCAGCTCGGGGCGCGCTACGAG GTGGCTAAATTCACCCATGACATCTCCATTTTCACTGAGGGGATCCTGATGATGAAGACCACTCTTGTTGGGATCATTAAg GTGGATCCTAAGCAGCTTCTGGAGGATGGCATCAGGAAGGAGCTGGTGAAGAGGGTGGCCTATGCCCTGCACAAAGGATTGATCTTCAACCCCAAGTCTAAG CCCAGTGAGCTGATGCCCAAGTTGAAGGACATGGCGGCCACCATGGACGGGTTCTACAGGTCGTTTGAGTACATCCAAGACTATGTCAGCATTTATGGCCTTAAAATCTGGCAGGAGGAAGTGTCACGCATCATCAACTACAATGTGGAGCAGGAGTGCAACAACTTCCTCAGGACCAAG ATCCAGGACTGGGAGAGTGTGCACCAGTCCACCCACATCCCCATCCCCAAGTTTCCCTCTGTGGATGAGTCTGCCACCTTCATCGGTCGTCTCTGCAGAGAAATCCTCCGAATCACCGATCCCAA GATAACTTGCTACATTGAGCAGATGAACACCTGGTACGACCTGAAGAGCCACCAGGAGGTGACCAACAACAGGCTGTTCTCTGAAATCCAGAACACTCTGGGAACATTTGGCCTCAACGGACTGGACCGTCTGCTCTGCTTCATGATCGTCAAGGAGCTGCAG AACTTCCTGACAATGCTTCAGAAGACCATCCTGAGGGACAAAGCAATGGTGGATGTCTTGAAAGCAATGCTGGGTGCTGTCAACCCAATTCAGGGAATTGTGG CTAATGCCAGCAAAGTGTACGCCAGCGCTGCGGCCAAAACACAGAAGATCTGGGGCGCATACCTGGAGGCCATCATGAAG gTTGGTCAAATGCAGATTCTCAGACAGCAGATCGCTAATGAGCTGAACTACTCATGCAAGTTTGACTCCAAACACCTGGCTGCTGCCCTGGAGAACCTCAACAA GTCTCTGCTGGCCGACATCGAAGCTCACTACCAGGACCCATCCCTGCCATACCCAAAAGACGACAACATTCTTCTGTACGAGATCACTGCTTCTCTGGAGGCTGCCGGCATTCACAACCCGCTCAACAAG ATCTACATCACCACCAAGCGCCTACCTTACTTTCCCATTatcaacttcctgtttgttattGCTCAGCTGCCTAAACTTCAGTACAGCAAAAACCAAG GAATGACGTGCAAGAAAGCCGCAGACCCGGTCGACTGGCCTCCGCTGGTGCTCGGCATGCTCACCCTCCTTAAGCAGTTCCACTCCAGATACACACAGCAGTTCTTGGCTCTTATTGGTCAGTTCATCCGCTCAGTCATGGAGCAGTGCACAAG TCAGAAAATCCCTGACATGCCCTCTGATGTGGTGGGAGCCCTGATGTTCCTGGAAGACTATGTGAAGTACACAAAACTGTCACGTAAG GTGGCTGAAGCTCATGTGCCCAGTTTCATTTTTGATGAGTTCAGAACAGTACTGTGA